The Anastrepha ludens isolate Willacy chromosome 2, idAnaLude1.1, whole genome shotgun sequence genome contains a region encoding:
- the LOC128854803 gene encoding probable ATP-dependent RNA helicase DDX43, whose protein sequence is MTEWVEENWDNDDQTPAKPYVSYNDNQNNSFSKGRQHNSDRGHTGGKRNNYQRHEHSQSINIPSDCIGLVIGRSGANIKRVQNDFHVRVDLDKISGVATISGNNEQDVNDAYKYIENQMDSGGRDSYGGSRSAGGSSGNYHFKSEENYTTEKSSYSGEPTESKFTGIIDWDAANRRAVEEKTKRWAKCPPLTKNFYKEDPEVANLAPEEVARIRKENNDISVSRVFKQDDDADIPNPIWKFEQCFGAYPDLLHEIHKQEFIKPSPIQSQAWPILLRGEDMIGIAQTGTGKTLAFLLPAMIHTEYQSTPRSQRGGPNVLVLAPTRELALQIEKEVNKYSFRGMKAVCVYGGGNRREQISNVQDGVEIIICTPGRLNDLIEANVINVSSVTYLVLDEADRMLDMGFEPQIRKVLLDIRPDRQTVMTSATWPPGVRRLAQSYMGNPIQVCVGSLDLAATHSVKQVIEILDEEDKYFAIKQFIRNMRENDKAIIFCGKKVRADDLSSDLLLEGVSCTAIHGSREQADREQAIADISTGYIKLLIATDVASRGLDIDDITHVVNYDFPRNIEEYVHRVGRTGRAGRTGTSISFITRNEWGVAKELIGILEEAGQEVPTELRDMASRFKAMKDRRANDMSKFNNNFRDRNGGGGRDGRGRRDYY, encoded by the exons ATGACCGAATGGGTGGAAGAAAACTGGGACAACGACGACCAAACTCCCGCTAAACCATATGTAAGTTATAATGACAACCAAAATAACTCCTTTTCCAAAGGACGACAACATAACTCAGATCGCGGTCATACCGGTGGAAAACGCAATAACTACCAAAGGCATGAACACAGTCAATCCATAAATATTCCATCGGATTGTATAGGTCTGGTTATAGGTCGGAGTGGTGCCAACATAAAACGTGTACAGAATGATTTCCATGTCCGAGTAGATCTTGACAAAATAAGTGGTGTAGCCACTATTAGTGGAAATAATGAGCAAGATGTTAATGACGCATACAAATATATTGAGAATCAAATGGATTCAGGTGGACGGGATAGCTATGGAGGTTCTCGCAGTGCCGGTGGAAGTAGTGGTAATTATCACTTTAAAAGTGAGGAAAACTATACTACAGAGAAGTCAAGCTATTCTGGAGAACCAACCGAGTCTAAATTTACCGGTATTATTGATTGGGATGCCGCGAATCGTAGAGCg gtagaagaaaaaacaaaacgctGGGCTAAATGTCCACCTCTTACCAAAAACTTCTACAAAGAAGATCCTGAAGTAGCAAATTTAGCACCAGAAGAGGTAGCTCGCATACGAAAAGAAAACAATGATATATCGGTGTCACGGGTGTTTAAACAAGATGACGATGCAGACATTCCGAATCCAATATGGAAATTTGAGCAGTGCTTTGGGGCTTACCCTGATTTATTGCACGAAATTCACAAACAAGAATTTATCAAGCCATCTCCCATACAATCACAAGCTTGGCCAATCCTTTTAAGGGGCGAGGACATGATTGGCATAGCACAAACAGGTACAGGTAAAACCTTAGCTTTTTTGTTGCCCGCTATGATTCATACCGAGTACCAAAGCACACCACGGTCACAGCGTGGGGGGCCCAATGTATTGGTGCTTGCTCCGACACGAGAACTTGCTCTACAAATTGAAAAAGAGGTCAACAAATATTCATTTCGTGGCATGAAGGC tgtgtGCGTATATGGCGGAGGCAATCGTCGAGAACAAATAAGCAACGTTCAGGACGGTGTTGAAATCATTATTTGTACTCCAGGACGTCTTAATGATCTCATTGAagccaatgttattaacgtgtCTAGTGTAACGTATTTGGTTTTGGACGAAGCTGATCGTATGTTAGATATGGGTTTTGAACCGCAAATACGAAAAGTTTTATTGGATATCCGACCTGATAGACAAACTGTGATGACCAGCGCAACTTGGCCCCCAGGGGTGAGACGTTTAGCACAAAGCTATATGGGTAATCCTATACAAGTATGTGTAGGTTCGCTTGATTTGGCCGCGACGCATTCGGTCAAACAAGTAATAGAAATACTGGACGAAGAGGATAAATATTTCGCG ATTAAACAGTTTATCAGAAACATGCGAGAAAATGACAAAGCAATCATCTTTTGTGGAAAGAAAGTTCGTGCAGATGATTTGTCTAGTGATTTGTTGTTGGAGGGTGTTTCGTGCACCGCTATACATGGCTCTAGAGAGCAG GCCGATCGAGAACAAGCCATTGCCGACATAAGTACAGGATATATCAAGTTGTTGATAGCAACAGATGTAGCTTCCAGAGGTCTAGATATAGATGATATTAC ACATGTGGTGAACTATGATTTCCCTCGCAACATTGAAGAATATGTGCATAGGGTTGGACGTACCGGTCGCGCTGGCCGTACTGGAACATCGATTAGTTTTATAACTCGCAACGAGTGGGGTGTTGCCAAGGAGCTTATAGGCATCTTGGAAGAAGCTGGTCAGGAAGTACCAACTGAACTTCGTGATATGGCAAGTCGATTCAAAGCGATGAAGGATCGACGTGCAAACGATATGTCaaaattcaataataatttCCGCGATAGGAATGGTGGAGGTGGACGTGATGGACGAGGGCGTCGCGATTATTATTAA